One segment of Carya illinoinensis cultivar Pawnee chromosome 1, C.illinoinensisPawnee_v1, whole genome shotgun sequence DNA contains the following:
- the LOC122311401 gene encoding uncharacterized protein LOC122311401 isoform X2: MPSSSPAIDNRPLRRSTSCLSPIRLSVAASLAISHDQHCTEGEMAVMQKLRMFVVQEPVVAASCLIAGVGLFLPAVVRPILDSFEASKQVPPPALSDVVAGMTGKK, translated from the exons ATGCCTTCCAGCAGCCCAGCCATTGATAATCGTCCGCTCCGTCGCAGCACCTCTTGTCTCAGTCCGATCCGCCTCTCCGTCGCAGCCTCTCTTGCCATCAGCCACG ATCAACATTGCACTGAGGGAGAGATGGCGGTGATGCAGAAGCTGAGGATGTTTGTAGTGCAAGAGCCAGTTGTCGCAGCTTCTTGCCTCATTGCTGGCGTCG GCCTGTTTCTTCCAGCTGTTGTTAGGCCCATCCTTGACTCCTTTGAAGCATCTAAACAAGTTCCCCCGCCCGCTTTAAGTGAT GTGGTTGCGGGTATGACTGGAAAGAAATAA
- the LOC122311401 gene encoding uncharacterized protein LOC122311401 isoform X3, protein MAVMQKLRMFVVQEPVVAASCLIAGVGLFLPAVVRPILDSFEASKQVPPPALSDVVAGMTGKK, encoded by the exons ATGGCGGTGATGCAGAAGCTGAGGATGTTTGTAGTGCAAGAGCCAGTTGTCGCAGCTTCTTGCCTCATTGCTGGCGTCG GCCTGTTTCTTCCAGCTGTTGTTAGGCCCATCCTTGACTCCTTTGAAGCATCTAAACAAGTTCCCCCGCCCGCTTTAAGTGAT GTGGTTGCGGGTATGACTGGAAAGAAATAA
- the LOC122311401 gene encoding uncharacterized protein LOC122311401 isoform X1 gives MPSSSPAIDNRPLRRSTSCLSPIRLSVAASLAISHVFYYFQYKVHKITFTSQDQHCTEGEMAVMQKLRMFVVQEPVVAASCLIAGVGLFLPAVVRPILDSFEASKQVPPPALSDVVAGMTGKK, from the exons ATGCCTTCCAGCAGCCCAGCCATTGATAATCGTCCGCTCCGTCGCAGCACCTCTTGTCTCAGTCCGATCCGCCTCTCCGTCGCAGCCTCTCTTGCCATCAGCCACG TGTTCTATTATTTTCAATACAAGGTTCATAAGATTACATTTACTTCTCAAGATCAACATTGCACTGAGGGAGAGATGGCGGTGATGCAGAAGCTGAGGATGTTTGTAGTGCAAGAGCCAGTTGTCGCAGCTTCTTGCCTCATTGCTGGCGTCG GCCTGTTTCTTCCAGCTGTTGTTAGGCCCATCCTTGACTCCTTTGAAGCATCTAAACAAGTTCCCCCGCCCGCTTTAAGTGAT GTGGTTGCGGGTATGACTGGAAAGAAATAA